Proteins found in one bacterium genomic segment:
- a CDS encoding slipin family protein has product MVTYVAALVLVLLFLSSAVKILNEYERGVVFRLGRVIGAKGPGLILLIPAIDKMVRVDLRVVAMDVPAQDVITRDNVTIKVSAVLYFRVIDPNRAIIGVENYLYATSQLSQTTLRSVCGQAELDELLAEREKINAHLQEILDKDTEPWGVKVAKVEIKNIDLPQEMQRAIAKQAEAERERRAKVIAAEGEFQAAQKLSDAAKIIGENPIALQLRYLQTLREVASENNSTTIFPVPIDLLTPFMQMAKMVTPPPPKE; this is encoded by the coding sequence ATGGTCACCTACGTAGCCGCACTGGTACTGGTCCTGCTCTTCCTCTCCAGCGCCGTCAAGATCCTGAACGAGTACGAGCGGGGAGTCGTCTTCCGGCTCGGGCGCGTGATCGGGGCGAAGGGCCCCGGCCTCATCCTCCTCATCCCCGCCATCGACAAGATGGTCCGGGTGGACCTGCGCGTCGTGGCGATGGACGTCCCGGCGCAGGACGTCATCACGCGGGACAACGTCACCATCAAGGTGAGCGCCGTCCTGTATTTCCGCGTCATCGACCCGAACCGGGCGATCATCGGCGTGGAGAATTACCTCTACGCGACGTCCCAGCTCTCCCAGACGACCCTGCGGTCGGTCTGCGGCCAGGCCGAGCTCGACGAGCTCCTCGCGGAACGGGAGAAGATCAACGCGCACCTCCAGGAGATCCTCGACAAGGACACGGAGCCGTGGGGCGTCAAGGTCGCGAAGGTGGAGATCAAGAACATCGACCTGCCGCAGGAGATGCAGAGAGCGATCGCCAAGCAGGCCGAGGCCGAGCGGGAGCGGCGCGCCAAGGTCATCGCCGCCGAGGGGGAGTTCCAGGCGGCCCAGAAACTTTCCGACGCGGCGAAGATCATCGGAGAGAACCCGATCGCCCTCCAGCTGCGCTACCTCCAGACGTTGCGGGAAGTGGCGTCCGAGAACAATTCGACGACCATCTTCCCCGTGCCGATCGACCTGCTCACCCCGTTCATGCAGATGGCGAAAATGGTGACCCCGCCCCCCCCGAAGGAATGA
- a CDS encoding SpoIID/LytB domain-containing protein yields the protein MKLLRLIAAGVLLLAGCAGAPPREPPVRRAPPGAGPGVAAPPGAVGAPPIETTGPRFIRVLLSEGTPEVILDGEAIRAWSPDGRLVAEAAGRVTLSAVGERIRWNGSRLLGDTIDAAGSPDLRIGKRKRTGRVRVLARNGKLLAVSVVPFEAYVAAVLSREAAPRFHPEALAAQAVAVRTYAAGAAAKPRNAAYDVVGGVEDQVFDGLDGVAAVFREASDRTRGLVVLYRGELARTVYHSTCGGRTEDAASAWGRDVPYLRAQYCSDCSGSPVYRWEYRMSGAEGRRVAKALGVPPGKDLRIEVAGRTPTGRASRVRLSSGGVSRELSSAKFRRVAGYANVRSLKMGIVPVAGGWRFTGEGWGHGVGMCQYGADGMARRGAGFREILARYYPGTEIRGVSP from the coding sequence ATGAAGCTCCTTCGCCTGATCGCCGCGGGGGTCCTCCTCCTCGCCGGCTGCGCGGGGGCCCCGCCGCGGGAACCCCCGGTCAGGAGGGCTCCTCCCGGAGCGGGGCCGGGGGTCGCCGCCCCACCCGGCGCCGTCGGGGCGCCGCCCATCGAGACGACGGGGCCGCGGTTCATCCGTGTCCTCCTCTCGGAAGGGACGCCGGAGGTCATCCTCGATGGGGAGGCGATCCGGGCGTGGAGCCCCGACGGGAGACTGGTCGCCGAAGCGGCGGGTCGCGTCACCCTGAGCGCGGTCGGGGAACGGATCCGGTGGAACGGGTCGAGGCTCCTCGGCGACACCATCGACGCGGCGGGGTCGCCGGACCTGCGCATCGGCAAACGGAAAAGGACCGGCCGGGTTCGCGTTCTCGCGCGGAACGGGAAGCTGCTCGCCGTCTCCGTCGTGCCGTTCGAGGCGTACGTCGCCGCCGTTCTCAGCCGGGAGGCCGCGCCGCGGTTCCACCCGGAGGCGCTCGCGGCGCAGGCGGTGGCCGTGCGGACGTATGCCGCCGGCGCGGCCGCGAAGCCGCGAAACGCCGCGTATGACGTCGTGGGCGGCGTGGAAGACCAGGTGTTCGACGGATTGGACGGGGTCGCGGCGGTCTTCCGCGAGGCGTCCGACCGGACGCGGGGGCTGGTGGTGCTGTACCGGGGAGAGCTCGCGCGGACGGTGTACCACTCCACCTGCGGGGGGCGGACCGAAGACGCCGCCTCCGCCTGGGGGAGGGACGTGCCGTACCTGCGGGCGCAGTACTGCTCCGATTGCTCCGGCAGCCCGGTCTACCGGTGGGAGTACCGGATGTCCGGGGCCGAGGGCCGGCGCGTGGCGAAGGCCCTCGGTGTCCCGCCCGGAAAGGATCTCCGGATCGAGGTGGCGGGCCGCACGCCGACGGGACGCGCGAGCCGCGTCCGGCTCTCCTCCGGCGGGGTCTCCCGGGAGTTGTCGTCCGCGAAGTTCCGGAGGGTGGCGGGGTACGCCAACGTCCGCAGCCTGAAGATGGGAATCGTCCCCGTCGCCGGAGGGTGGCGGTTTACAGGGGAGGGGTGGGGACACGGGGTGGGGATGTGCCAGTACGGGGCGGACGGGATGGCCCGGCGCGGCGCGGGATTCCGCGAGATCCTCGCCCGCTACTACCCGGGGACCGAAATTCGCGGAGTGTCGCCCTGA
- the queA gene encoding tRNA preQ1(34) S-adenosylmethionine ribosyltransferase-isomerase QueA, which produces MRTDLLEYDLPERLVAQHPAPRRRDARMMTLSRATGETGHRVFSELPFLLRRGDLLVVNDTKVLHGRLHAARRTGGAVEVFLLSPLPEAGAAGEERWEALARPSKRLKEGEEFEVGGVLRVRLVRRMGEGRWEVILSGGNVPVAKALERAGNVPLPPYIRRRTGDPAAAEDAVRYQTVYARNPGSVAAPTAGLHFDEDLLEELAAAGVGVARLTLSVGYGTFSPIRTEDVEAYRIHPERYRMPPETAAEINAARARGGRVVAVGTTSVRTLETCAGEDGTVEPSGGTTRQFIFPGYRFRAVDALVTNFHLPRSSLLALVMAFAGVDAVREAYREAIALEYRFYSYGDAMIIS; this is translated from the coding sequence CTGAGGACGGATCTCCTGGAGTACGACCTGCCGGAGCGCCTCGTCGCGCAGCATCCGGCTCCCCGCCGACGCGACGCGCGCATGATGACGCTTTCCCGCGCGACCGGGGAAACCGGCCACCGCGTGTTTTCGGAGCTCCCGTTCCTTCTTCGCCGCGGGGACCTGCTCGTCGTCAACGATACGAAGGTCCTCCACGGCCGGCTCCACGCGGCGCGCCGGACGGGCGGCGCCGTCGAAGTGTTCCTCCTGTCGCCCCTGCCCGAGGCCGGAGCCGCGGGGGAGGAACGGTGGGAGGCGCTCGCCCGGCCTTCGAAACGGCTGAAGGAGGGGGAAGAGTTCGAGGTCGGCGGCGTCCTGCGGGTCCGGCTCGTCCGCAGGATGGGCGAGGGACGCTGGGAGGTGATCCTGTCGGGGGGGAACGTCCCGGTCGCGAAGGCGCTGGAGCGCGCGGGGAATGTCCCGCTGCCGCCGTACATCCGGCGCCGCACGGGCGATCCCGCGGCGGCGGAGGACGCGGTCCGGTACCAGACCGTGTACGCGAGGAACCCCGGGTCGGTGGCGGCGCCGACCGCGGGGCTTCATTTCGACGAGGATCTTCTGGAGGAACTCGCGGCCGCGGGAGTCGGCGTGGCGCGGTTGACCCTGTCGGTCGGGTACGGCACCTTCTCCCCCATCCGCACGGAGGACGTCGAGGCGTACCGGATCCACCCGGAACGGTACCGGATGCCGCCGGAGACGGCGGCGGAGATCAACGCGGCGCGCGCCCGCGGCGGACGAGTCGTCGCGGTGGGCACCACCAGCGTGCGGACCCTCGAGACGTGCGCGGGAGAGGACGGCACAGTGGAGCCGTCCGGGGGGACGACGCGGCAGTTCATCTTCCCCGGCTACCGGTTCCGGGCGGTCGACGCCCTCGTGACGAACTTCCACCTTCCCCGCTCCAGCCTCCTCGCACTTGTGATGGCGTTCGCCGGCGTCGACGCCGTGCGGGAGGCGTACCGGGAGGCGATCGCGCTGGAATACCGGTTCTACAGCTACGGCGACGCGATGATCATCTCTTGA